A single region of the Arthrobacter sp. V1I7 genome encodes:
- a CDS encoding DUF2469 domain-containing protein: protein MSAEDLENYETDMELQLYREYRDVVGLFSYVVETERRFYLANHVDLQARSADGEVYFDLTLQDAWVWDVYRSARFVKSVRVITFKDVNVEELPRSEELALPKVDDLGN from the coding sequence ATGAGTGCCGAGGACCTTGAAAACTATGAAACCGACATGGAGCTCCAGCTCTACCGCGAATACCGCGACGTCGTCGGGTTGTTCAGCTACGTGGTCGAGACCGAACGGCGTTTCTATCTGGCCAACCACGTGGATCTGCAGGCCCGCAGCGCCGACGGTGAGGTCTACTTCGACCTGACTCTGCAGGACGCCTGGGTGTGGGATGTCTACCGCTCGGCCCGTTTCGTCAAGAGTGTCCGGGTCATCACCTTTAAAGACGTAAACGTCGAGGAACTCCCGCGCAGCGAGGAGCTGGCCCTGCCGAAGGTCGATGACCTGGGAAACTGA
- a CDS encoding ribonuclease HII, whose product MSEAPTLDYERRFRGSGARLLAGIDEVGRGALAGPVSVGIAVVDLSELKLLADVRDSKLLKVADRERLVPLVRSWSVASAVGHASANEIDALGIIGALRLAGNRAWLAVLAAGVTPDVVLLDGSHNWLSPVAQPSLFDDGPAEAGCDAPVHTLVKADMQCLSVAAASILAKVERDGQMRQLHSEYPAFGWDENKGYGTAAHKDALRAAGPTPYHRVSWQLL is encoded by the coding sequence ATGTCTGAAGCACCTACCCTCGACTACGAACGCCGGTTCCGTGGCTCCGGCGCCCGGCTCCTCGCCGGCATCGACGAGGTGGGCCGCGGTGCCCTGGCCGGGCCGGTGAGCGTGGGGATCGCGGTCGTGGACCTTTCCGAGCTGAAGCTGCTGGCGGATGTGCGGGACAGCAAGCTGCTCAAGGTGGCGGACCGGGAACGCCTGGTGCCGCTCGTCCGAAGCTGGAGCGTGGCGTCCGCCGTCGGGCATGCCTCGGCCAACGAGATCGACGCGCTTGGAATTATCGGAGCGCTTCGGCTCGCCGGGAACCGGGCCTGGCTGGCCGTGCTGGCCGCCGGTGTGACCCCCGACGTCGTGCTGCTCGACGGCAGCCACAACTGGCTCTCCCCGGTGGCCCAGCCTTCCCTGTTCGACGATGGCCCGGCGGAGGCCGGTTGCGACGCGCCGGTGCACACCCTCGTCAAAGCCGACATGCAATGCCTCAGCGTCGCCGCGGCCAGCATCCTTGCCAAGGTGGAACGTGACGGCCAGATGCGCCAGCTGCACTCGGAGTATCCCGCGTTCGGCTGGGACGAGAACAAGGGCTATGGCACCGCCGCCCACAAGGACGCGCTCCGCGCCGCCGGTCCCACGCCGTACCACCGGGTCAGCTGGCAGCTCCTCTAG
- a CDS encoding YraN family protein gives MRAKDLLGRRGEELAAEYLEAQGMRIVDRNWRCPEGEIDIVALDGDALVIAEVKTRRSVAYGHPFEAVGVDKLARLHRLASAWCRDHELRMPLRRIDVVAVLDDGIGNPAVEHLKGVG, from the coding sequence ATGAGAGCAAAAGACCTGCTGGGCCGGCGCGGCGAGGAACTCGCGGCCGAATATCTTGAAGCCCAGGGCATGCGGATCGTGGACCGCAACTGGCGTTGTCCCGAGGGCGAGATCGACATCGTCGCGCTGGACGGCGACGCGCTCGTCATCGCGGAGGTGAAGACCCGAAGATCCGTCGCCTACGGCCATCCCTTCGAAGCCGTCGGCGTGGACAAACTAGCCCGGCTGCATCGGCTGGCCTCGGCCTGGTGCCGCGACCATGAGCTGCGGATGCCGTTGCGCAGGATAGATGTCGTTGCCGTGCTCGACGACGGCATCGGCAACCCGGCAGTGGAACACCTCAAAGGGGTGGGGTAG